The Triticum aestivum cultivar Chinese Spring chromosome 3A, IWGSC CS RefSeq v2.1, whole genome shotgun sequence genome includes a region encoding these proteins:
- the LOC123056903 gene encoding uncharacterized protein has protein sequence MTSKELEPEEVQPTFRTPPEWIRIGAILIAMEQGRYPLQPPPTAAPDRDPPPSPLAPVCTLPPIPLPYLCRPSSPPRIHRSNTSGAPWGNTADFFSSPRRVLFLRVGAAGAGCALLAPAEDDEGEDVEAGEGGGGGGLRLVAIRWARVTCALKNKRGDMVSRSGTSTLVCDPGRRRASDKCVKEKRKTINGDDLIWSMGTLGFEDYVEPLKLHLKLYQQAFEFKRLLLYYNNVHDQQVLLMSSISYLAIVSAIFTSADMCSGFQFLHRHG, from the exons ATGACGAGCAAGGAGCTAGAACCAGAAGAGGTGCAACCCACGTTTAGAACTCCACCAGAATGGATCAGGATCGGTGCAATTTTGATTGCCATGGAACAAGGC CGCTATCCCTTGCAGCCACCTCCCACCGCTGCTCCAGATCGagatccgcctccctctccgctcgCGCCGGTGTGCACCCTCCCTCCCATCCCTCTCCCCTACCTTTGCCGCCCATCTTCGCCGCCGCGCATCCACAGGAGCAACACGAGTGGCGCGCCATGGGGCAACACCGCCGACTTCTTCTCATCACCTCGCCGCGTGCTGTTCCTGCGGGTTGGCGCTGCGGGGGCCGGGTGCGCCCTCCTCGCGCCAGCGGAGGATGACGAGGGCGAGGACGTGGAGGCCGGCGaggggggaggcggcggagggTTGCGCCTGGTGGCCATCCGGTGGGCCCGCGTCACCTGCGCCCTCAAGAACAAACGCGGGGACATGGTGAGCCGCTCTGGTACGAGCACACTCGTGTGTGATCCCGGGCGCCGCAGGGCCAGCGACAAGTGCGTGAAGGAGAAGCGCAAGACCATCAACGGAGACGACCTGATCTGGTCCATGGGCACGCTCGGCTTCGAGGACTACGTCGAGCCCCTCAAGCTGCACCTCAAGCTCTATCAGCAG GCCTTCGAGTTCAAGAGGCTTCTGCTTTACTATAACAACGTACACGACCAACAAGTTCTGCTGATGAGTAGCATCTCTTATTTAGCCATTGTTTCAGCAATTTTCACTTCTGCAGACATGTGTTCTGGTTTTCAGTTCCTGCATAGGCATGGCTGA